One Silene latifolia isolate original U9 population chromosome 4, ASM4854445v1, whole genome shotgun sequence DNA segment encodes these proteins:
- the LOC141651677 gene encoding uncharacterized protein LOC141651677, which yields MVGRLVAWVAEKRDSIRVHWVYQNHLKGRDWIKYIPCANSSWVWRRICKVKQDIAHGFVDRDWVVQPTRYTPAGCYEWFREARPPVHWSKVVWNDWAVPKHQFLGWLVAHEALNKVNKLVQYVLEVDDKFLMCGQSEECLSHLFFECQ from the coding sequence ATGGTTGGTAGACTGGTAGCTTGGGTTGCTGAGAAAAGGGACTCTATCCGGGTTCATTGGGTGTATCAGAATCACCTAAAAGGGAGGGACTGGATAAAGTATATCCCTTGTGCTAATTCCAGCTGGGTTTGGAGAAGGATATGCAAAGTCAAGCAGGATATTGCCCATGGGTTTGTGGATAGGGATTGGGTGGTACAGCCGACTCGTTATACTCCTGCAGGGTGCTATGAGTGGTTCAGGGAAGCCAGGCCACCAGTCCATTGGAGTAAGGTGGTATGGAATGACTGGGCAGTTCCTAAACATCAGTTCTTGGGGTGGTTAGTGGCTCATGAGGCCCTCAATAAAGTTAATAAGCTTGTTCAATATGTGTTGGAAGTAGATGACAAATTCTTGATGTGTGGTCAGTCAGAGGAATGTTTATCACATCTGTTCTTTGAGTGCCAGTAA